A genomic window from Litoreibacter janthinus includes:
- a CDS encoding sensor histidine kinase, translating to MPLAPRSQRLRAFIVSYLALSTALVFAVHQVTMTNGLERLSRSGSVIAEQSADRLIAQLESYRELTDLTARHPQIAALIEGRSTAIRTSEFLLRTALITGAKEIHALDSKGQVLASSTFEETPSDIGEDWSERADVVAARTRRMGVFHSADEDGLRSYYFARSVLRDDASPQGYMVIKVNMDELEGEWRIDETVVAFFDSAGVGFVSNRPTLALTYDASLAQVPIGTFDYPEKLLSPLADHSVTAGNGRTIWKFSNATAMPDHALVVSKDVPLIEMTVRAFMDAGPALGEARLMAALVAAILSLFGLGFAIFVQSRARLADQLRLEAEANSKLEARVATRNAQLQKAQDDLIQASKLTALGQMSAGISHELNQPLSAIQNYAVNAQKLLERGREPEAQENLTLISEQTQRMGRIIHNLRGFARKETEPLERVNVAEVLEASLGLAAQRARSEGVSVKVETLPEAWVDAGQVRLQQVIVNLLSNAMDAMTHSVPKEITVSLSQRRGQVQLVITDTGPGLADIERAFEPFYTTKEIGASKGLGLGLSISYGIIGSFGGLLSVENMDHGGAAFTITLPALTMQEAAE from the coding sequence ATGCCCCTTGCTCCCCGTTCGCAAAGACTGCGGGCATTCATTGTCAGCTATCTCGCTTTATCCACTGCGCTGGTATTTGCTGTGCATCAGGTCACGATGACGAATGGTTTGGAGCGATTGTCCCGCTCTGGCAGCGTCATTGCTGAGCAATCCGCAGACCGCCTAATTGCGCAGCTTGAAAGCTACCGAGAACTCACAGACCTGACCGCCCGACACCCTCAGATCGCGGCGCTGATCGAAGGGCGTTCAACTGCGATCCGCACGTCAGAGTTTTTACTGCGCACGGCCTTAATTACCGGTGCAAAAGAAATACACGCATTGGACTCTAAAGGTCAGGTGTTGGCATCCTCGACCTTCGAAGAGACCCCGTCGGACATCGGAGAAGATTGGTCAGAGCGTGCTGATGTCGTTGCTGCAAGAACCCGGCGCATGGGCGTCTTTCATTCGGCGGACGAGGACGGGCTTCGCAGCTATTATTTCGCCCGCAGCGTGCTACGAGACGACGCTAGCCCTCAGGGCTATATGGTCATCAAGGTGAATATGGATGAACTTGAGGGCGAGTGGCGGATTGACGAAACCGTCGTCGCTTTTTTCGACTCTGCTGGCGTCGGCTTCGTCTCGAACCGCCCTACGCTGGCGCTTACCTACGACGCATCGCTTGCGCAGGTGCCAATCGGCACCTTCGACTACCCCGAAAAACTGCTATCCCCGCTTGCCGATCATAGTGTCACTGCTGGCAACGGCAGAACTATTTGGAAGTTTTCCAACGCCACCGCCATGCCAGATCACGCTTTGGTCGTGTCAAAGGATGTCCCCCTCATCGAGATGACTGTACGCGCATTCATGGACGCCGGGCCTGCCCTTGGCGAAGCGCGGCTGATGGCAGCATTGGTCGCGGCGATCTTGTCGCTCTTCGGGCTCGGTTTTGCGATTTTCGTTCAAAGCCGCGCGCGACTGGCGGACCAACTTCGACTTGAGGCAGAAGCCAATTCGAAGCTTGAAGCCCGTGTCGCCACTCGGAATGCACAGCTCCAGAAGGCGCAGGACGACCTTATTCAGGCCAGTAAGCTGACCGCCCTAGGACAGATGTCGGCAGGGATCAGCCATGAGTTGAACCAGCCGCTGTCGGCCATTCAAAACTATGCCGTGAATGCCCAAAAACTGCTAGAGCGCGGTCGAGAGCCGGAGGCCCAAGAGAACCTGACGCTGATCTCGGAGCAGACACAGCGCATGGGGCGCATCATCCATAACTTAAGAGGGTTTGCGCGAAAAGAGACCGAACCTTTGGAAAGAGTTAACGTCGCTGAGGTGCTTGAGGCGTCCCTTGGACTTGCTGCGCAGCGGGCCAGATCCGAAGGCGTTTCGGTTAAGGTCGAAACCCTGCCCGAAGCATGGGTCGACGCCGGGCAAGTGCGGCTGCAACAAGTGATTGTCAATCTTCTGTCCAATGCGATGGACGCGATGACACATAGCGTGCCCAAGGAAATCACGGTCTCCCTGTCGCAAAGGCGCGGACAAGTCCAACTGGTCATCACGGACACAGGGCCGGGACTTGCGGATATTGAGCGGGCGTTCGAGCCGTTTTACACTACGAAGGAGATTGGAGCCTCCAAAGGGCTGGGGCTGGGGCTGTCAATTTCCTACGGGATTATTGGCAGCTTTGGCGGATTGCTGAGCGTTGAGAACATGGATCACGGCGGCGCGGCATTCACCATCACCCTGCCCGCCCTTACAATGCAGGAGGCTGCGGAATGA
- a CDS encoding DctP family TRAP transporter solute-binding subunit: MKYLLKAACVAAVALVPSVAAAACDEGEVVIKFSHVTNTDKHPKGIAASLLEQRVNDEMNGKACMEVFPNSTLYTDEKALEALLQGDIQLAAPSLSLFEKFTKQYRIFDLPFMFRDIKAVDAFQASETGQAMKDAMQKRGLQGLQFWHNGMKQMSASKPLLLPTDANGLKFRVQPSDVLVAQMEAIGGSPQKMAFAEVYGALQQGVVDGQENTWSNIFGRKFFEVQDGVTETNHGIIDYMVVSSVDWLDSLDADVRDQLLTILAEVTEARNAESTKVNENAKQSIIAAGGVVRTLDADQRAAWVEAMKPVWSQFEADVGAENIAAAQKINEMTQ, encoded by the coding sequence ATGAAATATCTTTTGAAAGCGGCTTGCGTCGCTGCCGTTGCACTTGTTCCGTCTGTCGCTGCGGCGGCGTGTGACGAAGGCGAAGTGGTCATCAAGTTCAGCCACGTCACCAACACTGACAAACACCCAAAAGGCATCGCCGCCTCGCTGCTTGAGCAGCGCGTGAACGACGAGATGAACGGCAAAGCCTGCATGGAAGTGTTCCCGAACTCCACGCTCTACACCGACGAAAAGGCGCTGGAAGCACTGCTGCAAGGCGACATCCAACTCGCCGCTCCGTCGCTGTCCCTGTTCGAAAAGTTCACCAAACAGTACCGCATTTTCGATCTGCCATTCATGTTCCGCGACATCAAAGCAGTCGACGCGTTCCAAGCCTCCGAAACCGGTCAGGCTATGAAAGACGCTATGCAGAAACGCGGTCTGCAAGGTCTGCAATTCTGGCACAACGGTATGAAGCAAATGTCCGCGTCCAAACCGCTGCTTTTGCCAACTGATGCGAACGGCCTGAAGTTCCGTGTGCAGCCATCTGACGTACTGGTTGCGCAAATGGAAGCGATCGGTGGCTCACCCCAGAAAATGGCCTTCGCAGAGGTGTATGGTGCGCTGCAACAAGGCGTTGTTGATGGGCAAGAGAACACGTGGTCCAACATCTTTGGCCGCAAGTTCTTCGAAGTTCAGGACGGTGTAACCGAAACCAACCACGGCATCATCGACTACATGGTTGTGTCGAGCGTTGACTGGCTCGACAGCCTGGACGCAGACGTGCGCGACCAGCTCCTGACAATCCTCGCCGAGGTGACCGAAGCGCGTAACGCCGAGTCCACCAAAGTGAACGAGAACGCCAAGCAATCCATCATCGCCGCTGGCGGTGTTGTGCGCACACTGGACGCTGACCAGCGTGCAGCTTGGGTCGAAGCGATGAAGCCAGTCTGGAGCCAGTTCGAAGCCGACGTAGGCGCCGAGAACATCGCTGCCGCTCAAAAAATCAACGAGATGACCCAGTAA
- a CDS encoding sigma-54-dependent transcriptional regulator has translation MTPTLLLIEDDAALRRSLAQSFELEDITVIAASSYVMAKSHISRDFEGVILSDIRMPGKDGFDVLARAREVDPDLPVVLLTGQADVPMAVRAMAEGAYDFRQKPCPPEQLIEVVNRAMEHRNLVLRSREMERQLQSGDAAAANFPGTSAAVERLREALRQAAGLPVHIYLHGPAGAGKRLAAHTIHALATERPRFISLSLRDTTAEALRTLDLTSQPTDLSIKSLELATSAQQAAIYELMERFPELRVIASSAQSLEELRQAGLRDDLFYALDMMQIEVPSLAQRRKDLAVVFEALVRQTVRGMNGDMPEIPESLYAQVIARAWPDNLPELRNFARSFALGLNVQTDAASRANLSLADQMNAFEKLVLTDTLRRFGGKSTAVADALGLPRKTLYDKLAKHELKAKDFRSSI, from the coding sequence ATGACACCGACCCTACTGCTGATCGAAGACGACGCGGCGTTGCGGCGTTCACTGGCTCAGAGCTTCGAGTTGGAAGACATCACCGTGATCGCTGCGTCCAGCTATGTGATGGCCAAATCGCACATCTCTCGCGACTTTGAGGGGGTGATCCTGTCCGACATCCGAATGCCCGGCAAAGACGGCTTCGACGTGCTGGCCCGCGCTCGCGAGGTGGACCCCGACCTTCCAGTTGTGCTTTTGACCGGACAGGCTGACGTGCCGATGGCCGTCCGCGCCATGGCTGAAGGCGCATATGACTTCCGACAGAAGCCTTGCCCACCGGAACAGCTTATCGAGGTCGTGAACCGTGCAATGGAACACCGAAACCTTGTGTTGCGGTCGCGCGAGATGGAAAGGCAGTTGCAATCCGGCGACGCGGCCGCTGCCAACTTTCCAGGCACCTCCGCTGCGGTCGAACGGCTACGCGAAGCGCTGCGCCAAGCAGCCGGACTGCCGGTGCACATTTACCTGCATGGTCCCGCTGGTGCCGGAAAACGGCTTGCCGCTCACACGATCCACGCGCTTGCTACGGAAAGGCCGCGTTTCATTTCCCTGTCCTTGCGGGACACGACTGCAGAGGCTTTGCGCACGCTGGATCTCACCTCCCAACCGACGGATCTGTCAATCAAATCTCTTGAGCTTGCGACTTCGGCTCAGCAGGCCGCGATTTATGAATTGATGGAGCGCTTTCCGGAGTTGCGCGTAATCGCATCCTCCGCCCAATCGCTTGAGGAATTGCGGCAGGCGGGTCTGCGGGACGACTTGTTCTACGCCTTGGACATGATGCAAATCGAAGTGCCGTCTCTGGCGCAGCGTCGCAAGGATCTTGCGGTGGTGTTCGAGGCGCTGGTGCGTCAAACCGTACGCGGCATGAACGGCGATATGCCGGAAATTCCCGAAAGCCTTTATGCGCAGGTCATCGCCAGAGCCTGGCCGGACAACCTGCCCGAATTGCGCAATTTTGCCCGCAGCTTCGCATTGGGACTAAACGTTCAAACGGATGCGGCATCGCGGGCGAACTTGAGCCTTGCCGACCAGATGAACGCGTTTGAGAAACTGGTTCTAACAGACACACTTCGTAGGTTTGGTGGAAAATCGACAGCGGTGGCTGACGCGTTGGGACTTCCACGAAAGACCCTTTACGACAAGCTGGCAAAGCACGAACTGAAGGCAAAAGACTTTCGGAGCTCGATCTAG